From a single Bremerella cremea genomic region:
- a CDS encoding pyridoxal phosphate-dependent aminotransferase — protein sequence MTHPWIAERTASFDSSGIRKVFDLAANMTDPINLSIGQPDFDVPDEAKQAAIDAIEGGRNGYALTQGMPILRDKLQAQVDAEYGHPDRKVFVCSGTSGGLVLTMLAMVNPGDEVIIFDPYFVMYSSLVKLVGGKPVVLGTYPDFKIDINQVADAITDKTKLILLNSPGNPTGIVAKKEEVAALAKLAEEKNIAIISDEIYRLFTYDDSFASPASYNENTIVIDGFSKSYGMTGWRLGYVHGPAAVIETMIKLQQYTFVCAPQPMQWAGAAAMEVDMSEHVNAYRVKRDKLIDGLSDLYEIAKPEGAFYVFPKAPWGTGSEFVTKAIENNLLIIPGKIFSGQDTHFRISYAASDATIDRGIEVLRKLAKQGG from the coding sequence ATGACCCATCCTTGGATAGCCGAACGAACGGCTTCTTTCGACAGTAGTGGCATCCGTAAGGTTTTTGACCTGGCGGCCAATATGACCGATCCGATTAATCTTTCGATCGGTCAGCCTGATTTTGATGTGCCGGATGAAGCCAAGCAGGCCGCGATCGATGCGATTGAAGGTGGGCGAAATGGCTATGCTCTGACGCAGGGTATGCCGATTTTGCGCGATAAGCTGCAAGCTCAGGTCGACGCCGAATATGGTCACCCGGATCGTAAGGTGTTTGTTTGTTCCGGAACGAGTGGTGGGCTAGTGCTGACGATGTTGGCCATGGTCAACCCAGGGGATGAAGTCATCATCTTCGATCCGTACTTTGTCATGTATAGCTCGCTGGTCAAGCTGGTAGGTGGCAAGCCGGTTGTGCTGGGTACCTATCCCGATTTTAAGATCGATATCAACCAGGTTGCCGACGCGATTACGGACAAAACAAAGCTAATTCTGCTGAACAGTCCAGGTAACCCGACGGGGATTGTCGCTAAAAAGGAAGAAGTGGCCGCGTTGGCCAAGCTGGCGGAAGAGAAGAACATTGCGATTATCTCGGACGAGATTTATCGGCTGTTCACGTACGACGACAGTTTCGCGTCGCCTGCCTCGTATAACGAAAACACGATTGTCATCGATGGCTTCTCAAAGAGTTACGGAATGACAGGCTGGCGTTTGGGCTATGTGCATGGGCCGGCTGCGGTGATCGAAACGATGATTAAGCTGCAGCAGTACACCTTCGTTTGTGCCCCTCAGCCAATGCAGTGGGCCGGAGCGGCAGCGATGGAGGTTGATATGTCCGAGCATGTCAACGCTTATCGAGTGAAGCGAGATAAGCTCATCGATGGGCTTTCCGACCTGTACGAAATTGCCAAGCCGGAAGGGGCTTTTTACGTTTTCCCGAAGGCTCCTTGGGGAACCGGGAGCGAGTTCGTTACCAAGGCAATCGAGAACAACTTGCTAATAATCCCGGGCAAGATCTTCAGTGGCCAAGACACCCATTTCCGTATTTCGTACGCCGCTTCCGATGCGACGATCGATCGCGGGATTGAAGTGCTACGCAAGCTGGCCAAGCAAGGCGGCTAA